Genomic segment of Candoia aspera isolate rCanAsp1 chromosome 2, rCanAsp1.hap2, whole genome shotgun sequence:
TGGCTCTGGGAAACCCAGATCTGAATTTGGAACCTGGCAGTGGCAGGCACCCTTAAGGAGGTGGGAGTGCCTGTCCTTTCCGTCTCATGATGGGCCAGAGCTTAAGGATAAAAGCAAATGGCCTTGATGTCAGATCTCAGTAAGGGGCCAATGAaatcaaggcaaggcttggtagCCTCTATTTTCTAGTTTATCAGATTTGTAGAAGACATCTTCCCAGTTCAAAGCCTTTCCCTGTCCCTCTTACAAACTGCTGTGGAGCTTGATCTCAGTCCTATTTTAAGTATTAGGGCTTAGTTTTTGAATTTATGCAGTGATATTCTAAGCAAAAACTTTTTGTGCAGATGGAACTTCTGGGCTAATCTGGGATTCAGGATATGGAAAGATTGTCCCTCTGCAGTCATATATTGCCTTAAGGCAAGATGTGGTTTGTTTTATTCTAATTTAATGTATTGCAGGAAGCCAGTTATGGTGGCTTGTTAATCCATGGTTTATGGCCTGCTGTGATGTATGAATTTAGCCAGTGTTTCTTATTGAATAAATTGTCTTTAATACATAGTATAATATGTAAACCTAACTAACATCTTGCCATAGGAAATTCTGTCCTATCTTGTCTTTGTTCCcctaggcagaaaaggaaaaagcttCACTAGCCTCTGATCTGCAAGATCTCAAGAAGCAGCTGACCAGGACTAAGGAGATCTTGGCCCAGCAGCAGTTGTGCAACAGCCGTCAAGTAGATCAGCTTCCAGCCTTGGAGGCTAACCCTAGTGCTAATAACGGTGGGGCTGGCCTGTCACTCAGTAATAGGGAATGCTACCGTGAGGAATTGGACAGGGCCCAACTGGCAATCCAGCAGGAGAGGGAGGCAGCTGCCCACTTAGAAGCTGAGTTGAGGACTGCTAGGCGGATGACCAGAGAGTGTCAGTCACGGCTGGCTCAGACTCAGGAGGAGCTCCTAATTTTTTCTGAGGATATGGCAGCTCTGTACCATCACATTTGTGCCTGCCACAACATAACCCCTCAGCGTGTGGTATTGGACTATTACAGGGAAGGCCGTGGTGTCCAAAGTGTGCGCAGGAGGCAGTCCTCCAGGAAACATACGTTCACAGAAATAGAGACAAGTAGCAGTGGAGACAGGTCACCAGCCAGTAGCCCTGGATCCCAATGCAGTTTGGAGCCTCTTCATGTTGCCAATCTGACAGCGATCTTGCGAGAACAGCTGGGTTATCTGCAGGTGGCACTGTCCGTTGCACATCAGCAGAGCCCAATGGGGCATGGAGCTGAACTGGAACGTGATAAAGAAGTTCTGGTGGAGGAAGTGCTGAAACTGAAGTCCTTGTTGAGTACAAAGCGTGAACAGATTGCTACACTGCGCACAGTGCTTAAGGCCAACAAGCAGGTGAGTGCAGGAAGTCCTAGTTGTAATGCAGATCTGCCTTGGGCTAGCAGAATGGAAAGTTGTCCTGAGAGTCAGGTTTGGGAGCATCCACTCCCATGCTCTTTTAACATCTATAACATCCCATGCTCTTTAACATCTATCCACTGGAAGAAGTCATCTGACAGGGTAGGGATGACACTGAAAATACCCAGCTTTACACTGCACATTTAGGCTGTAGGAAGGATGCTGTGCTTTAGGCCATGGctcagcaaactttttctgtaAAGAGCCGGATCCCACCCCTTCTCCACCTCCTTAGATACGGCTGGCAGGTGTGCACACTAAAGACTGGTAGCCATTGGACAGCCTTGACCCACCAACAAGGAGGCGGCTGAGGTTCAGGCCTGATGATCTGCTGCCCGCCCATTCTTAACTTGCAGGCCATATAAAAACAGGCAGCAGGCTGGATTTGGCCCATGAGCTGTAGTTTGCTGACCCCTGCTCTATGCTATCCTTTCATCCCCCATCACTAGACATAACTCACCTGTTGAGGAAGGAGCAATAAGCATTGTAAAACAGCTCCCACAACCCTGGCAGGCAGTTCAGTAAGTTCCATGgttaatggtactgaaagctgctaagAGGTCCAGAAGGACCAAGAGAGGTGCACTACTCCCATCCAGTCCCAACATAGGTCATCCAGGAGAGAGAGCAGTACTGTTTCAATCCCATACCTGGGCctgaaccataactgaaaaggatTCAGATAATCCTTTGTTTCTTAGTTGCTGTATAACTGGTCCACTGCCACCATCTCACCAACCTTCCCTTTTCGAACACTGGCCAATAGTTATCTAAGACCATTGGATCCAGGACCAGCCTTTTCAGAAGGGTGTGTGTTAACAGTCTCCTAGACCCTGGTGGTCACACCACTGCCTGCTCCTCTCAAAACCCAGGATCAGTGAGGATCCAAGCTACAAGTGGCAATGCATGGTTTAGATAGTGCCCTGTCCAGTTCCTCAGAATTCACAGGCCAAAAGGTATCCTAGATAATACAGTAAGACAGTGCATTGGTCACCAATGAAGATTGCCCATAAGGATTCAAGGCTTTGGTGAATCCAAGTGATTTTCTTAAGAAAACACTGTACAAATTGGTCACAGTGGCCAAGCAGGAAATCACGGCATTGGCTTCTCCCAAAAGGGGGTGTGTAACCCTGAGCAGGATAGTCAGATGATAGGCTACAAATGCAATGTGAGAGAAGTGGGAAATCTTTGTCTCCCTTATTACAGCATAGGCCCAAACATGAGCATGTACCTGTGCCCAGACAGATTcacttttcatctttttccactaGCATTTCAGGCGTTGTTTCTAGCATTTCCTTTCCCTAATGGCCTCCATGAATGATGGCGCCAAATAGGATCAACCCCCAGAAAAAGGCTGCTCAGGGGCAATCATTTCACACACTCAGCTTGCCTCCTGTTTCCAGTAGCATACCAAACTGTCTTCCAGGGAGCTGGGGAAATCCTCTGGAAACTAATTGGATCTATTGGGCAATTGTGGTGGATCATCTGAATAAGCCCTCTGCTACTTGGAGATCTAGATCTAGATTagagctgagagccagtttggtgtagtggttaaggcatcatcctaaaaaccaggagaccatgggttctagtcccgccttaggcacaaagccagttgggtgacctgggccagtcacacacactcggcactagggaggaggcaatggcaaaccacttctgaaaaacctgccaagaaaactgcaacaacttctccaggtagtctctgagaatcggacacaatgtcttaaaaaaaaacaacaatcatGGAGTCTAgatcagggcatgatctgaccatgataatTGGGTGATGGGAATCCCCTCCATCTCCAGATTCCATGCCATCTGGTCAGAAACAAAAATGGGGTTCAAGGTATGATCGTCTAATGTGCCAAGCCAGGGATGTGTTACCTTGTGAATTATTCTTCTGTGTTGTGTTGTACATTAGTTgtctttgaattttatttttgtactgcagatgttttctttcttcttggatGTTTTATATTTGTCTCTGTATTGTGATGATATAGAAATTTATTAAATACAGAAAAGCTAGATCCTTATCTTTTGATATAGACCTTCCCTGATAttctatggggaaaaaatgtatgtatgtatgtatatattctcCTCTGAAAGGGCTAAATAGGGGTTCAAATGGAAGTAATCAGAAAACCAAAAGAAAGGGGCTAAGTGGGCCTCCCCAGGAAAGTAGTCACAATTAAGGTGGCCAACACTTAATGTTGTAGGGTGCTAGTTATGGCTCTGGGCCTTCAAATACTGATGCCACAATTTGCACTGGAGCATGTCAGTCTGTCCAGAGCCTAAGAAAATGCATTCCTCAGCTTCCACCAGTTGTGCCAATAAAATTTGGGTGGTAGTGGCAGTAATTGTATCTctgttttttcttaaaatttgggagcCCTCTGCTGCATCTCCCAGTATCCTCCCACCCTCATGTGCTTGTTGAGTCCTTCTGTTATATTTTACTGCTGGAATTCAGAAGTCATTGGAGTATCTACATTAAATTGTCTTTTCCTGCCTAACTTTAAAGCCAACAAAAGCAAGAATACTCTTCCAAGAGTATAATCATAGAAATGGGCAAAGCCATTGGTTCTCTGGGAAGAGGTTTTATGCAGATGTGGTCCAACTTCTTAATCTAGCAGTGCAGTTGCCCCTCAATGGGTTCATTATTAACAGACTGAGCCTCCCAGGATAACTTCTGCAATAGTACATCCAGCTGTGATTGGAGTGGCATTTGCAGGGTGACCTAGAGGATTTGGGGAAGCATTCAATCTCTAGGTTTTCTATAGGTGATGGAAATGAAGGGGGAGGATTGTTGTGCATCATGTGAGTGTGTGCAACCTTTCTTTGCAGACAGCAGAGGCGGCCCTCTCAAATCTCAAAGGACAATACGAAGGTGAAAAGGTGCTGGTGTCAGAGACCATGACCAAGTTGCGTCACGAGCTCAAGGCCTTGAAGGAAGATGCTGCTACTTTCTGTTCCCTACGTGCCATGTTTGCTAGCAGGTTAGAAGCAGGGTCTGCTCAGTGAGGCAGGAAATGAGCTTCTTTCAGAGTAAAGAGCCAAGTGGGACTGGATTAGTTCTTtagaactatttttaaaaggagtCGGAAGTGATGACAAGTATGTTTGACATTCTGCCAAAGGTTTCAAGTCATTGGACTTGCCTAGTTGTCTCCAGcagaatatttacttattttggtCACATACTTATTTAATATCAATGTGTATCCCTTTCCTGCTCTAGCCTGTTTTACTCAGTTTTTTTCTAGCTATGCCTGCTTTTTTACCATACTCCTTAGCATTGTATACAAGACCACCAAAGGCAACAAGGGCCTTAGTAGAACATATTAAAACTTTGAAGGACAGTTACAGTGGCCCAGAAAGGTTGCttttatgtgtctgttgatgagcGGAGAGGCCATTTAAGCCTTTAAAGTGGTGCAGCAGAAGGAAACAAAGCACAGTAGTCATAACAGCTAGGatatatgctttaaaaaatgcacaagaTATTGAGACATGAAAACACCTTTACTTAAATTTTTTATTCTACATAATCTGTTACACGGATTGGCCAACTTCCTAGCAGCCTTATCCTCAAAATAATGTTCTACTATCTCTCTGGCTTCTGAAACTTTATTGGGCATCTTTTTTTCTGCCTTGATTTAAAGCAATCTGAGATGTTTCAACATGAAATTCTTTGCTGTTTCTGGCACTTGAAGGACCATTGGATATTAGTCTTGCAAAGCAATTTACGGTATTGTTTTTTTGGCATGTACCTGAACCCATCACCTCCATTTTCTGCTCGCAGGTGTGATCAGTATGTGAGCCAGCTAGACGAGATGCAACGGCAACTGGAGGCTGCAGAGGATGAAAAGAAGACTCTAAACTCCTTGTTACGCATGGCTATCCAGCAGAAGCTGGCACTCACACATCGACTGGAGGCTCTTGAAAACCCAGTCGAAGGGTTGCGGGGCAATAGGAGAGCACTCAGACCCGCCAAGGGTAGTGCGGTAAGAATAATAGGGACAATTGACTTCCTCTGTGGGATGATGGAGGAGCAAAGACCACCCAATTCATACGCTTGCTATAGATGTAACACTGTCCACCTAGCTGTAATAGGGGGTGTTCCACAGACCTACATACTTGtctcttcttttgttcttctctGACAGAGGTATTTCAACCCCTGTAGACAGTGTTTGTGTAGTGTTGAGCTGAGCCTGCATTATGTTCATACCAAATCACGTTTTGCAAATTGGCTTCTAAGCACACTTTCTATTCTTTGCTACAGTTGACATTTATGTATTTAAGTAATCTAGTTATTTTGCAGATGTAGATGCTATGGGCAAGTGGCCCTGGGAGGAGCAGTTGCAAATTGTGATTACAGACAAAGCAACTCAGCAAAGTACACAAACTCTTTTGTCTGTATGCTGGAGCTTTTCTGAAATGCtacatattttttaacaaaatatttctCACAAGACAAAGATGGTGTTTTCTAGAAATAAAAGGCACACAGTTTGGGATTTGCAAGAAACTGGGGCAGGCAAAGTGTACCATAAgtacggtgaccatattttcttggaaaaaataaaaggaaaaacctgaaaaaggggcaattctgaaagaggttcataaagataaaaaaatttaattgtttataactttgctttgcaaaggaaaattgaagagcaaaaccaagaaaaactttacaaaaacacacattctaataaaaaatatctaaaatcaaacagtatatgtaaatttattttaaaaagacaattcaatatGCATTAAGTGGTAcgatttgtatggtaaaagttaaatgaccgaaataaaagacaaattgagtttttgaaaaataaatctaaaggacaactTTCTGAAGTAGAGgattgtcctttataataaaggatataTGGTCACTAACCATAAGCAAAGCTCCGTAGAACTGCTAAATCAGGACCAGAGGTTTAGGGCTTCCATTGCAAAATGCAAATTTTGGACCAGAGGTTTAGGGCTGCCATTGCATGTTCAGAACAAGTCTTGTTCATTGCTGAATGAAATTCAGAGGCACTTAATTTCACATATAACAATTTTACTATCAGCACATTTTCTCTGTTATCACTAGGACATTTATTAGCTGAGCAGTTCTTATGTCAGAGAACTCATGACAATATACACGAGCCAATTTTTTTTGCTATTGCATGTTGGAGGACTGGAATGTTACAGATAAAAAGGCTTTTTAAGCCAAAAATTGCCACCTCTATAACTGCATGTTAAAGAACTGGTCACATGGCCTTAAGCAAACCTCCACATCTGAGCTCCTTAATATGGGGTAATAATGTTGGCCAACTAATACAGTGTGCTTTCTATTccaaatgttaaataaatgtcAGTGGTAATTAAATCCATGCCATGATCAgcacaaaaaaaaatgtagaaaaattgATGAGATTATATGGATCTTCCTGATCTTACTCTCTTCTCCCcaattcccttcctcctcctcctttcagagATGAGACTAACAGGATTTCTTGGTGATTCGGAATGCTCTGTGACTACAGGACTCCAGTTCTCTTTTGGGTAACCGAAAACACTTGGCACCTGCAATCTGGAGCCACTCAAGAAGAAAACTGGATAAGGAGAGAGCCTCTAGCCAGCACATGCTTCTTTATCTCTCCTCCTCCTGTGTCTTACTGCCTTAAGAATTCCCAAAGATACACTTTCTCTCTAAATGTGTCTCTGGAACTGTTTTGTGAAGCACCTCTAATACTATGCCTTTTTCTTAGCTCTATTCTAATGACAGTGATGCTTGCCTTGAATGAGGCTGCATGCTTAGTGTCGATTGGCTGAAAGAAAGTATGTGGGGGTCTCCTCTTCCACTACCCCatatttcctttcccccccccctcattgACCCTCCATTTATTCTGCTTACCTGTTTGCCACAAGTTTTACAAGTAGCTTGCAGCACAATTTGCAACTGATTGATGAATGCATAGATTGAATCAAGATGTGAAACTAGCTCCATGTAACCATGAGATGTGTTGTCAGATATTCGGGTACCTGGAAGTAATTTTGCACCTTGGAGCTAGTCAACCCCTTGGTTCCCCTTAAATAAATGATTTCATTGGCTTCTAGACTCTTTAACTACAATCCAGGAAATAAATCTATAGTTTAAAACACTGCATAACACAAGGAATATCAAAACATTTAGTAATtctaaagggtgtgtgtgtgtgtgtgtgtacgtgtacgTACGGGCTTTAACATGCCAACAAAAAATATCTAGGCTGGCCCTTTATCAGTTGCCCTCCTAGTACTTTACATTGCAGCTCCTGTAATTCTGCCCCAAGATAGCCTGATGCTATGTCCAGAATCCTATCACATGATCTTTGACAGTTTTGTGTCTTCTCATAGGTTGCTAATTCTATTCTTGATAAATTTGCTGTGTTCCACAAACACCTTTCCATCTATGATAGTTTCATGATACATAttttctccccactttttttttttttttactggcatAATGTACTCAAAGGGGAAAAGTCTCACTAAAATGAGCGGGGGATTATATTTGctgaaatatttcctttttttttttttttttctgatcataatGAGGCAGAAAtagataaaactttttttttttttttttttggtaatgtcTGGATGTCAGGAAATTCCTTAGTAATATTATTCTCTTGTGAAAGGAATGTAGCTCTAGTTTCTTAGGCTGTTTTCTCTGTGCTAGGAATAAGATGCATATATTTGCTTCCACCCTGCTTGGCCTGGATGCAAGTCTTTCTGAAAGCACCTTCTATATTTCAAGGAGATTGTGCCAGGCACTGGGAGATAGATATTTGGGGCTTTGTTTAATTACAGTACTGCCAGACAGAACAGTATTGTGAAGACTGTATGATTGGCTGATGCCCCCTTCTGGTGAAAACTGATCAGTTGGGCAGTACAGTATACTTCGTTAAAGATGAGACCTTGACTGATCCCTTCTTGACTACATGCTTGATTAGAAACATTGGTTTTATTGTTAAATAATATTGTGTGAAATTTTCCTTCCCTCTTAACTGAATGATATCTATGGGAATTTTGTAAAAGGAAAGGGGctgagaaataagaaaaaattTACTATgcctttggattaaaaaaaaaacccttatgttAAAATATCAAGCTGCTTTTGTGTTTCCCAATGGAGAGAAAGTCCCTGTAGCATAGTATGCCCACATCTCTCAATATGCAGTAATAAGAAATACGTATTTTTTAAACTTAGATTTAAAGAATAATTTGCATTATCTTCCGTgtttcagctgctttaaagaagagAGCTTTTCATTATCCCCTGTATCTGGTAATTCACAAGATATTGTCAATAGGCAGGGAAAAGTTATGCTTGATTCAGAGAGATAGAAAGCCTTGTGTCACATATTGTTTAATGCAGGAGTTCTCAAACTGGTTCATGATACCCTGGGGGTTTGTGAGCAAATTGGGGCAGGGGAGGTTGCAAAGTTTTTTCACCATGCAGAAGCAAACAAGTCCTGTCAGACTATATTCCTGCTCTGCCTAGGCAAGCTAGTTTACCCATTCATAAGGGACAGTACATATTTTTATTCTGGGGAGTCATGACACcataaaattttaaaacctctGGCTTAATAAAATAGTGGTTGGCCATGAGCTGTGGAGAGTTTAACACTATCCATAGGGTCCTAGCTGGTTTGAGTGAGACCTACACCACAAAGTTAGGAGAGGTAGGAGATAATCCTTTATTTCACTTAATGGGACTACAGGACAAGTTCTGTGACTGAACTCTACCCTGGACTTGAtcatttttcccttaaaaatagCACTGACACAAAGCAGGGGCCATCTGTGTTAAGAAATTATGCACAATGCATGTATatgtgtttatcaaatttgtcaccaccccatctctcaccagagggactctgggcggtttacaacgaatTAATAAAACCACagatatacaatataattaatatataaaaatacaaaaaataagatccaagtggcagatgatctaactcagtccttgtgcacggcaagcactctagggcactagccatccccaaacatgactactaccctccccgccccaagccaggtggcagccaggtcttcagattcctctggaaggccaggagcaatggggctaacctcacctctgggggtaggatgttccagagggcgggaactgcttcagagaaggcccgccttctggaccccgccagatggaattctcttaccgagtATGCCCACTTCAACTAAAATGATTTGTTCCTAAGCTAAAGATACAGTAGCAGTAAAAGGATGCTATCCACACACAAACAAGGGAGGTATAGACAACAGTGGTTTTATTCTCTTCCTCCATAAAGTTTAAAGGGAAACTAATAGCCCAATGAGTAAGTATACATACTTTCTTGCCAATATTTGGCTGGCTATTGTTGGAGATGTGCTGATGGCAAGAAGCTGCCTGTCATTGATAGTGACAATGTTGTATCCTTTACACTAACAAAAGCAAGCCAGAGAAGATAAATAGGCACATGTGGGGGGCAATG
This window contains:
- the LOC134490887 gene encoding protein bicaudal D homolog 2-like isoform X1 — translated: MENLRIEPRYNMPGALMAQDPTKLQAEVERLSAELQEATQENVQAAQYGLAVLEENDELKQRCGDLEGQLEVLRVELAHVKEALAESHSSHKRVAADGENREECLLRESASKEAQLTQTIEELQSDVKFLKSQLDNTGVENERLNVALRDLRKECQTLESEKNRLREEMKQAKSQELRQLQDCGELEEENISLQKQVSILRGSQVEFESVKRALRCREEELVLAGSQLQELGRLRDLAEHQLQEALETVQAEREQKQELRRELAIYVGGRHDSLNSLQTNIEELSHSHRECEEQDSGFANGSNVGGLTSTPHGFQPAPGLVADLFSELSLAEIHKLQQQLLQAEKEKASLASDLQDLKKQLTRTKEILAQQQLCNSRQVDQLPALEANPSANNGGAGLSLSNRECYREELDRAQLAIQQEREAAAHLEAELRTARRMTRECQSRLAQTQEELLIFSEDMAALYHHICACHNITPQRVVLDYYREGRGVQSVRRRQSSRKHTFTEIETSSSGDRSPASSPGSQCSLEPLHVANLTAILREQLGYLQVALSVAHQQSPMGHGAELERDKEVLVEEVLKLKSLLSTKREQIATLRTVLKANKQTAEAALSNLKGQYEGEKVLVSETMTKLRHELKALKEDAATFCSLRAMFASRCDQYVSQLDEMQRQLEAAEDEKKTLNSLLRMAIQQKLALTHRLEALENPVEGLRGNRRALRPAKGSAR
- the LOC134490887 gene encoding protein bicaudal D homolog 2-like isoform X2, producing MPGALMAQDPTKLQAEVERLSAELQEATQENVQAAQYGLAVLEENDELKQRCGDLEGQLEVLRVELAHVKEALAESHSSHKRVAADGENREECLLRESASKEAQLTQTIEELQSDVKFLKSQLDNTGVENERLNVALRDLRKECQTLESEKNRLREEMKQAKSQELRQLQDCGELEEENISLQKQVSILRGSQVEFESVKRALRCREEELVLAGSQLQELGRLRDLAEHQLQEALETVQAEREQKQELRRELAIYVGGRHDSLNSLQTNIEELSHSHRECEEQDSGFANGSNVGGLTSTPHGFQPAPGLVADLFSELSLAEIHKLQQQLLQAEKEKASLASDLQDLKKQLTRTKEILAQQQLCNSRQVDQLPALEANPSANNGGAGLSLSNRECYREELDRAQLAIQQEREAAAHLEAELRTARRMTRECQSRLAQTQEELLIFSEDMAALYHHICACHNITPQRVVLDYYREGRGVQSVRRRQSSRKHTFTEIETSSSGDRSPASSPGSQCSLEPLHVANLTAILREQLGYLQVALSVAHQQSPMGHGAELERDKEVLVEEVLKLKSLLSTKREQIATLRTVLKANKQTAEAALSNLKGQYEGEKVLVSETMTKLRHELKALKEDAATFCSLRAMFASRCDQYVSQLDEMQRQLEAAEDEKKTLNSLLRMAIQQKLALTHRLEALENPVEGLRGNRRALRPAKGSAR